The genomic DNA AGTTCTCGGGAAGCACAAGGGAATTGTGCATTACACGATTGGGCAACGCAAGGGACTCAACATTGGCGGACAAGCGGAACCACTTTACGTCGTGGCAATAGATGCGCACCACAACCAGGTCGTTCTCGGCCCGCGAAGTGCTTTGAGCTGCACGGAAGTTTCCGCCATCGATTTGAACCTGATGGTTTCGGAAACATCGCCGTTATTGAAGGAACCGCTCACAGCACACATTCGCCTCGGACATAAAGGTGCTACGGCAAGAATTACGGAAATCGATACTGCCACCGGCAAGATCCGCGTGCGATTTGACGAACCGCAATTCGCATCGGCTCCAGGACAAGTGCTTGTGCTCTATGCAGACAAAGGCGTAGTCGCAAGCGCAATCATCGGGAAGTAAAAGGGCGGATCAAATTTCCAAAAGTTCTCGCCCGATTTTACGGATTTCTTCACGAATAAGTTTTTCACGTTCCACAGACGGCTTTTTGGAACCGTTCATATACGCAGCCATCAACGACTGCTGTATTCCTAGCCGTCTTGCCACTTCGGACATATTAAGCGATTTAAATTTCGCCGAGCCACGCAACGGATATGCTTGCGGTTCAAAAATGCTATCGTAAGATAAATCTTCGTCTATTTCATCCCAGCGCAAGCCACCAAAAGACAATCTGAAAGCGGCACGTTGTTCCGCACTAGCAGAACGAAGTCGTTCCGAGTCACGGAATCTCAAAAGGGCTGTGCGCCCATCCTTTGCCGTTAGCAAAATTCCGCCCCTCACGAGTTCAGCGCTTTCGATGTCTCTTTTATGCATATTATTTAAGCAATGCCAGCATTTATATCTACTTTGAATTTAGGATATAATTTTATATCCATCAATATAGTGTTACCTTTTTTTGAAGTTTTTGAGACTTCTATATTTTTAACACGCTTTTTTCGGAGATTTGGCCCACTATTTTTTTGTAAAAAATTCGCAAAAAAAATCTTACCCGATTGGGTAAGA from Fibrobacter succinogenes includes the following:
- a CDS encoding DUF2442 domain-containing protein, giving the protein MHKRDIESAELVRGGILLTAKDGRTALLRFRDSERLRSASAEQRAAFRLSFGGLRWDEIDEDLSYDSIFEPQAYPLRGSAKFKSLNMSEVARRLGIQQSLMAAYMNGSKKPSVEREKLIREEIRKIGRELLEI